DNA sequence from the Dreissena polymorpha isolate Duluth1 chromosome 3, UMN_Dpol_1.0, whole genome shotgun sequence genome:
TGCCAGCTTTGGACCGTTTCCTAATATTATGCCAAAAGTATTGCAGATACCACCTATTCCAGTAGCCTACAGTAGACAACACGACTAGCACAAATATTATACTACCCATTGCGCTATatgcaattttaattttaaaacgatATGGGTCCTTACATATCTGTAGATCCCCGTTAAAGTCTCGGAATAGTACCCCTTTGGCTTTTTCTAATGCGGGCGAATGGCACTTGAAGTGCTCTGGCCATCCAACCAGTTGAATATTGCCAATGAAACCCTTGCCGTCTCTTTCTGTGATTTGTTCCCTTAACCAGGAACTGTTTTCATAGCAGTCGCAAGAGAATTCGTTGTCCTGAATATCCAAAACTTTTAACGACTTCATCACATCATCGGGAAAGATTTGGTTGGAAAGAAATGCAAGTTTGTTTTTGGCAGCGGATAAATAACTTATATTGGTATAATATCGGACGTGAGCGTCAAATTGACCAGCATCTCTGATAACGTTATTGCTTACATTCAAACTAATTAACCTCATGGATAAGTTGAAAATTTCCAATGGAAACTGTTGCAGACCGATGTGTTCGATTCTCAAGTGTTCGAGGTTTGCCAACGGATACAAAATTTCACATAGACCGGACGCTTTCATCTGGCCATTGAAATTGTACGATAACGTCAGATTTCTAATTTCAGGCGTAAACGTGAAGATGTTCTTCATATCATCTGAGTAAAGTTGGATGTAGTTCCTACTTAGATCCAAGTACTTCAGAGTTGAACTATTAAACGCAGCCCTTTCGATACGCTGAAGACCCCTTGTCATCTGACTCAAATCCAGAAATTGCAGAGCCGAGAAATGTTCAAACGAGTTGTTGTTTAGTTCAAGTATAGACGTTTTATGCAATGATAACTTTTCCAGTTGTGTTAGACATGCGGTATAATTATCGGTCATGCGTCTGATCGGATTGTAGTCTAAATTTAACTCCTTGATATTGTTCCTTGTGCTGCTACTGTTACACATCCTTGGCAAGAATGGACTAAACTCGTTTCTACTCATATCAATTTTTTCCAGAGACATGTTGTAGTCTGCAGCAATTACATCACGTAACCAGTTACCTCTCAGATTTAACGTGTGAAGTTTGACCATTTTGGTAATGCTTCTGACGTTCAACTCCTTTAAGACGTTGTAGTCCAGTTTAAGCTCTACTAGTGTTGTCAAGCATCCCATTGTATCATCTCTGATTTCTCCAATTCTGTTTCGTGACAATGCCAGATATGTTAGCATCGGAAAGAGACTCGTATGATTGCTTGCATTGCAGAAATTAAACGTACGTTCGCTGATTGAATTGTTCGAAACATCAAAGGATAATAAATTGTCCATTACTTCAAATCCGTTTATATTTTCTATTCTATTATTCCTTGCTTCCAATATTGTCAAATTACGAATTCCAGCAAACAACGACAGGTTTAGTGAGCTAATTAGATTAAAGTCCATATTCAGCTTATATATAGAGGTTCTGATAAAGGTAAAATTCCCCAGAGTGTCTTCCGTAAGACCTATTTCAGACAATGTAAGATTTATcttttgaacatttatataagCTAAAGCCTGGAACAATTTAATGTGCTGCTTGTCAGTCATCGCTGTTTGTTGAATCTCCAGTTTCTCTAGATGATGTAACGCTGTAAATGAGTCATTTGTTAACTTGTTAAAAACTGTTTTGCAAATGTACAATTTCTCAAGTGTGTTATTTGTTGGAAATATGTCAGCGCTAAGATTTAAGTTGAATCCGTAAATATATAGCGTTTTCACAGACCATGGCATGTTCACCAAGTCATCCAATGTGGCGTCACGGTTATATCCATTACAGACCACTGTTGTATTTTCGAGGTCACCAAAACAAACTGTTTCAGTTGCCCAGGGAAGCGTCTTTATGTCCTTTGGCCACGCCTGGCAATGACTGCCAGCTACAAGCGGACTTCCACAGCATGCGAGGAGGaataataatttaacatacaTGATGGCTTGATTATATATGTCCGACTAAAAAATAACCGATTGTCCTCTTGAGTATGAATCCttacacatttcaatttaattttgactGAGTGTATTTTCCTTACTTTATAGATTTCCTGTGCGATGTGGACACTTGACAAATTGCACTATAAATTCTTCGCCCAGGTAAACATGAAAAACTCCAAATTTGTAACACAACTAAGAACGCCAAAGATGATTTTTGTATCAGCAATTTAAATAAACCTCCGACTTCTTAATTTTCTTACGTAACACTGCCGGTTCAATGCTTCTACGCACATTGGTCTTATCTGCTTGCGCATTTCTTCATGCGGTTTCATAACTTTGTGTTCTTTTATTGGACTGCAATAAAAGCGTCACGCGAGATTTGTTTCGCTGGGTATGTGAAGAGTTTTTCAATAACCTTTGgtctatttttttgttttttacctGATATTGTTTATCAAGGAGGAAATGAGCACAAACGACAAAGAGATAGAAGTTATATATAGGTTATCAATTTAAATTTGTTCATTAAAAACGCGGCtgtgacaattattttttttgagcTCTAGACTTCAACTGTTGATTTCGTCAAGTTTATATTTCCCAGCACAGTGTTGAATAGCCCCTGAAATTGAAGGGGTTTGTTCACATATTGGCAAAGCAAATTGGCATagattcaaaacaaaacattgatcaataattatgcaaataaactTAATAGCACTCCTGAATTATTAACAAGTTACACATATCGCCTGATGGATAATTATCAATTCAAATGCCCGACTGCCTCAGTGGTAGCACGTTATCTGAATTGGCTCCCAAATAAACCGGCATACAATACACaaaatacacttttattttttgatagtttatttattttaaattatccCAAATAGTATGGTTTTACTAGTAAAAACTTTGTAACAAACTCCTTTTAAATGTTCAGATGAGATTATACGTttgttttgaatataattatttaacCCGCATTAGGCACTaaaacatatcaatatagctGCGTCGGTATTTGCACGAAACTTGTTTAAATAAGTTTACAGCTAATATGGTTGTGTAAACCACATTTAATCCCCGAAAATCTTTAACAGCTAAAGTGGTTGTAGAAAAACCCATGCGCCTTTATTTCTAACTGTAAAATTGATCCAGTAAAGGTGCGCCGGGAAGAGCATAGCATTTGCTCTACTATAATCAATATTTATGCAACTGTAAGTTAGAGTTAAGATATTGCGCAACGTGAGGAGTTTGTTTTGCCCGCACCCATACATATTTCGTCCTATACTTTTTTCGCCTTATAAATCCCAGGTCACTTTCCTATTGTGTTTGAGTTTGTATTCGGTTTACATATTCTTCGTCACGAACAGGTTAActagttttttttcataaacaatacGAATACAGGACGCGTGGCACGTGTAATAGAATTAAAATCTATTCGTTGAACCAAATTTGTGATACCCTTAATTGTAACTTCACCTGTTTTAATGTAATTTGAATGCTTAAACTTAACAAGCTATTTCCACactatatgtatttgttttattcgGCGTAGTTATCTGACCCAGGTTTTATAAACTTTTTTggcctttaggttacaatatactaaatacttttgatgttcaatgctataccctctaaaaacaaaatcttcaattatttgaagacacaattctctgtacgggcacttgccatgactttgtttttgaatatttctgtgtttatgtggtagggaaaacatggTTGTATACTATaaattcactgttttgcttttaggttggagactacatgagactttgacagttggcgggaaaccagcatcaactggagagataccggtaaaaagatggccataaaacagtgccCGTTGATTCGCAAGTTTGGCTGGactagctgtccatttggccattctgtatcatattttcacacgcgggtgttttcggtccgaagaaggcgatattaggcctgttaaagcttaaatgcccctttaagatttaatgCTGTTGTGTAAATGCCCCTTTAAAGGTAAACTGtcgattttataacgaaaaatgcatttttataaatatgtagagtatattctaaaacgagtgGAATCATCAAGAGCTATGGCAAAAAATGTTACGATACTAAAAAACGATGtttttgttttccgtaaaccgcccgggtatttccgccacctattttggttGTGACGTCACAGGCACTCAACGCGCATGAATCGGAAActcgtccattgttattacgAATCGAAGCGTGAACACTTCGCGCCTAATGTCAAATTTGACGCTCAATAGATCTATCACGTTAGCATAATACAATTCTTTTACACAAGTTTTATTGAAatcgtgtgtttttttctgtattttttgcatgacaatcgttattcgatatggttcagtgtgttgctttcGGGTGCAAAGAACGTGAGGAAAAGGGAAAGAAGTTTTTTTCCGTTTTCCGAAGGATGATGTTACTTGTAAGAAATGGATAAAGGCAGTCAATTCCAGGAGAGTAAT
Encoded proteins:
- the LOC127874117 gene encoding toll-like receptor 3, producing MYVKLLFLLACCGSPLVAGSHCQAWPKDIKTLPWATETVCFGDLENTTVVCNGYNRDATLDDLVNMPWSVKTLYIYGFNLNLSADIFPTNNTLEKLYICKTVFNKLTNDSFTALHHLEKLEIQQTAMTDKQHIKLFQALAYINVQKINLTLSEIGLTEDTLGNFTFIRTSIYKLNMDFNLISSLNLSLFAGIRNLTILEARNNRIENINGFEVMDNLLSFDVSNNSISERTFNFCNASNHTSLFPMLTYLALSRNRIGEIRDDTMGCLTTLVELKLDYNVLKELNVRSITKMVKLHTLNLRGNWLRDVIAADYNMSLEKIDMSRNEFSPFLPRMCNSSSTRNNIKELNLDYNPIRRMTDNYTACLTQLEKLSLHKTSILELNNNSFEHFSALQFLDLSQMTRGLQRIERAAFNSSTLKYLDLSRNYIQLYSDDMKNIFTFTPEIRNLTLSYNFNGQMKASGLCEILYPLANLEHLRIEHIGLQQFPLEIFNLSMRLISLNVSNNVIRDAGQFDAHVRYYTNISYLSAAKNKLAFLSNQIFPDDVMKSLKVLDIQDNEFSCDCYENSSWLREQITERDGKGFIGNIQLVGWPEHFKCHSPALEKAKGVLFRDFNGDLQICKDPYRFKIKIAYSAMGSIIFVLVVLSTVGYWNRWYLQYFWHNIRKRSKAGTVPESDFFEQSEGQPLLPVKFDGYVLCDSKGLDKHAVTKVIDMFERELNFKLHYEHRDGSLGGSAIDMAFEAMDESKNIVVVVTENLMRDSYCKFLVEIACLSKKKGGKNRWDVVFILMSDINLKSVSKSWCVWLTRYTSADWTEETDSIQRKLLETKISSVFGGPIPQNFLRRRHVHDQNENG